Proteins from a single region of Chryseomicrobium sp. FSL W7-1435:
- the spo0A gene encoding sporulation transcription factor Spo0A produces the protein MEKIKVMVVDDNRDLVTTIADYFKEHPSIEVIHVAFNGKQCLELLEKQVPDVLLLDIIMPHLDGIAVMDYLHKEQLYPNMKVIMLTAFGQEEVMKQAVDLGTAYFMLKPFEFDRLVQQILQVAGSAQSQSDASPRRHAFKTKGIDFTITNVIKEIGVPAHIKGYSYLREAIQMVYHDIELLGSVTKVLYPEIAKKFDTTPSRVERAIRHAIEVAWNRGNYETISQTFGYTVHHLKSKPTNSEFIAMIADKIRLENMAS, from the coding sequence ATGGAAAAAATTAAAGTAATGGTAGTGGATGATAATCGTGATTTAGTGACAACGATTGCTGACTATTTTAAAGAGCATCCGTCGATTGAAGTCATTCACGTGGCTTTTAACGGCAAACAGTGTTTGGAACTTTTAGAAAAGCAAGTTCCTGATGTTTTGTTACTAGATATCATCATGCCTCATCTCGATGGCATTGCGGTCATGGATTATCTGCATAAAGAGCAGCTCTATCCAAATATGAAAGTCATCATGCTGACGGCGTTTGGCCAAGAAGAAGTGATGAAGCAAGCCGTTGATTTAGGAACTGCATACTTTATGTTAAAACCGTTTGAATTTGACCGCCTGGTTCAACAGATCCTTCAAGTCGCTGGTTCGGCTCAAAGCCAATCAGATGCGTCTCCTAGACGTCATGCGTTTAAGACAAAGGGAATCGACTTCACCATTACAAACGTTATTAAAGAGATTGGTGTACCTGCACATATCAAAGGGTATTCTTATTTGCGAGAAGCAATTCAAATGGTCTATCATGACATTGAACTACTTGGCTCTGTAACGAAAGTGCTCTATCCAGAAATCGCTAAAAAATTCGATACGACACCATCCCGTGTGGAAAGAGCGATTCGACATGCTATAGAAGTAGCATGGAACAGAGGGAATTATGAGACGATTTCACAGACATTCGGTTACACAGTTCATCACCTTAAGAGCAAACCAACAAATTCAGAATTTATTGCCATGATTGCAGATAAGATTCGTTTAGAGAACATGGCAAGTTAG
- a CDS encoding glycerophosphodiester phosphodiesterase family protein yields the protein MLPIYAHRGASGYKMENTLAAFKEAIARQCTGIEIDLQLTADGEHMVIHDLDLFRLTGQNKQIRDVAAEEVMKWKVGRRFFRRWFGQRILTLREFIDFASEHQVALNVELKETYMGKHEKIWEVAELIKGFSDVHFSSFDVSILELGNQKYPEYDWCLIGKKSTDWNEMKQYSWLRTIHLNKRYYKSEWVKALCADYSIRFYGLTGKEAFITNPMPCVIGWISDYPDIIMKKQKRQNP from the coding sequence ATGCTTCCTATTTATGCGCATCGTGGTGCATCAGGATATAAAATGGAGAATACACTTGCCGCATTTAAAGAAGCGATAGCAAGACAATGCACAGGAATTGAAATTGATCTACAACTAACCGCTGACGGAGAACATATGGTGATTCACGACTTAGATTTGTTTCGTCTGACGGGACAAAACAAACAAATTCGAGATGTGGCTGCAGAAGAAGTGATGAAGTGGAAAGTAGGTAGGCGCTTTTTCAGACGCTGGTTCGGCCAACGAATTTTAACACTGCGTGAATTTATAGACTTTGCATCAGAGCATCAAGTAGCGTTAAATGTTGAATTAAAAGAGACCTACATGGGGAAACACGAAAAAATCTGGGAAGTCGCAGAATTGATCAAAGGGTTTTCAGATGTTCACTTTTCGTCTTTTGATGTCTCGATTCTTGAATTAGGGAATCAAAAATATCCTGAGTACGATTGGTGCTTGATCGGAAAAAAATCAACCGATTGGAATGAAATGAAACAGTATTCTTGGTTACGTACCATTCACTTAAACAAACGCTATTATAAATCTGAGTGGGTGAAGGCGTTATGTGCAGACTACTCCATTCGTTTCTATGGACTGACAGGTAAGGAAGCATTCATCACCAATCCAATGCCCTGTGTCATAGGGTGGATCAGCGATTATCCAGATATCATCATGAAAAAACAAAAAAGGCAAAATCCATAA
- a CDS encoding DUF2627 domain-containing protein has translation MARLVALIILVIPGIFAAYGIKLMRDTFFGVSNLGTAPLWLQFILGLLFMIMGVGFFAGFLLRRDRKNGRVSERFKEKKG, from the coding sequence TTGGCTAGGCTAGTAGCATTGATAATACTGGTAATACCAGGTATTTTCGCAGCTTATGGGATTAAATTAATGCGGGATACTTTTTTTGGAGTTAGCAACTTAGGAACAGCGCCCTTATGGTTACAATTTATACTCGGATTGCTCTTTATGATTATGGGAGTCGGATTTTTTGCAGGATTCTTGTTGCGACGAGATCGTAAAAATGGACGTGTATCCGAGCGATTCAAAGAAAAAAAAGGCTAA
- a CDS encoding PAS domain-containing protein: MQNILLLGAGRGGTAILRLLNDLGNFTFAAVIDENPEAPALLLAESMGIPTDSKWTSYMSPEIDVIIDATGDPQLLPKLLAKRDRSTVVIPGEIASILVQLIEEKERSFHLIDAQRTVQRIIFDSMEEGIISIDVDGKITFFNESAARLTQVKKDTVIGKHIHEVIPHSRLMQVIETGRYESFQQLTLESGTKIVTSRFPITIDSGERIGAFAVFKDISEIQEMAEELTNLREIQMMLEAIIQSSDDAISVVDEKGIGLLINPAYSRITGLTEQDIIGKPAEADIADGESIHRQVLDTRKPVRGKQLQIGKDRKDVIVNVAPVIVNNRLKGSVGVIHDVTEMRLMMKELDRARLLIRSLESNLSFEDIIGQSEKIQFAKDQAKLAAGVPVTILLRGETGVGKDLFAHAIHRKSEWKHNKFIRVNCSSVEATSSLFEDGSQEILMKQASGGTLFLDEIGELSSDQQKELLSRLAVADFRLIASTSDQLEKNMRDGTFLEELYFQVNKMPIYIPPLRERTEDIHSILEHVLVRLNKEFGKQVEGFSDRALRALESYDWPGNVRELENVISRTLIFMNANEKLVEEKHLPLTTIRRSQPVLPDGSLTELVEEYERKLIQDTLASFKGNKTEAAKKLKISLRTLYYKIEKLGVEG, translated from the coding sequence TTGCAAAATATACTTTTACTTGGAGCAGGTAGAGGTGGCACTGCTATTCTACGTCTTCTCAATGATTTGGGGAATTTCACGTTTGCAGCAGTTATAGATGAAAATCCTGAAGCGCCTGCCTTGTTACTCGCTGAATCTATGGGTATTCCAACAGATTCAAAATGGACGTCTTATATGTCTCCTGAAATCGATGTCATTATAGATGCTACAGGTGATCCACAGTTGTTGCCTAAGCTTTTAGCCAAACGAGATCGAAGCACTGTAGTTATCCCAGGAGAAATTGCTTCAATCTTAGTCCAACTGATTGAAGAAAAAGAACGATCGTTTCATTTGATAGATGCTCAAAGAACTGTTCAACGCATTATATTTGATTCGATGGAAGAAGGAATCATTAGTATTGATGTGGACGGGAAAATTACATTTTTCAATGAAAGTGCGGCCCGGCTCACACAGGTGAAAAAGGACACAGTGATCGGCAAGCATATTCACGAAGTCATTCCTCATAGCCGATTGATGCAAGTGATCGAAACTGGCCGATATGAATCGTTCCAACAATTAACTCTTGAAAGCGGTACCAAGATTGTCACATCAAGGTTTCCTATAACAATTGATTCTGGTGAGCGTATTGGTGCGTTTGCAGTATTTAAAGATATTTCAGAGATCCAAGAAATGGCTGAAGAACTGACGAACTTACGTGAGATTCAAATGATGTTAGAAGCAATTATCCAATCTTCCGATGATGCTATTTCAGTAGTCGACGAAAAAGGAATAGGGCTTCTTATCAATCCGGCTTATTCACGAATAACAGGTCTCACGGAACAAGACATCATTGGAAAACCAGCAGAAGCAGACATTGCAGATGGAGAAAGTATTCATCGACAAGTATTGGATACACGTAAACCTGTGCGTGGAAAACAGCTTCAAATAGGAAAAGATCGAAAAGATGTCATTGTTAACGTTGCTCCTGTCATTGTCAATAATCGATTAAAGGGCAGTGTAGGAGTTATCCATGACGTGACAGAAATGCGACTTATGATGAAAGAATTAGACCGAGCCCGCTTGCTTATTCGCTCTCTAGAATCCAATTTGTCTTTTGAAGATATTATTGGACAATCTGAAAAAATTCAATTTGCTAAAGATCAAGCAAAATTAGCGGCTGGAGTACCAGTTACCATATTACTTCGCGGAGAAACAGGCGTCGGTAAAGATTTGTTTGCTCATGCCATTCATCGAAAAAGCGAATGGAAGCACAATAAATTTATTCGCGTCAATTGTAGTTCTGTGGAAGCAACCAGTTCATTATTTGAAGATGGCTCTCAAGAGATTTTGATGAAGCAAGCTTCTGGAGGTACATTGTTTCTTGATGAAATAGGAGAACTGTCCTCTGATCAACAAAAAGAACTATTAAGTCGCTTAGCAGTTGCGGACTTTAGATTGATTGCTTCGACAAGTGATCAATTAGAAAAAAATATGCGCGATGGCACTTTTCTTGAAGAACTTTATTTCCAAGTTAATAAAATGCCAATCTACATACCACCTTTGCGCGAACGAACAGAAGATATTCATTCCATCCTAGAGCATGTGCTAGTGAGACTGAATAAAGAATTCGGAAAGCAAGTCGAAGGGTTCTCTGACCGGGCACTGCGTGCATTAGAATCGTATGATTGGCCAGGGAATGTCCGAGAGCTTGAAAACGTCATAAGCCGTACATTGATCTTTATGAATGCCAATGAAAAACTAGTAGAAGAAAAGCATTTACCATTGACTACGATTCGAAGGTCACAACCGGTGTTGCCAGATGGCTCTCTTACTGAATTAGTAGAAGAGTATGAACGCAAATTGATTCAAGACACACTAGCTTCATTTAAAGGAAACAAGACTGAAGCTGCAAAAAAGCTAAAGATTTCGCTACGAACACTCTACTACAAAATTGAGAAACTAGGCGTTGAAGGATAA